A genomic segment from Enoplosus armatus isolate fEnoArm2 chromosome 12, fEnoArm2.hap1, whole genome shotgun sequence encodes:
- the LOC139294563 gene encoding oocyte zinc finger protein XlCOF20-like: MHRFLTPTAVPSVGVSSCALQRDVQSVSEELHPSLQRCDIKVEQIPVLEETESQEHPQVKEEQVDQCISPDMETNTSNDAEVRLPKTEPTTNSELFTSSTAVTVSVDESIDDEWNESDGSLSPCQSHSVEVFVELEQPPREERSCRFCGKSFKRDSYLIRHVYKSHKGNKAFKCLECKKEFEQRYQLILHTRIHTGEKPFRCDYCDKTFVQNSSRLAHMRVHTGEKPYFCAKCGKSFATSNHFKFCKMQNECKITPETGNVDEIHKEEKAFKCFECNKEFNQKHQLVQHVRVHTGEKPFSCDFCGKTFTQNSNRIVHMRQHTGEKPYFCKKCGKRFASSHHLKLCTGTQNKSTKSFRCLTCGRTFHTDSDLKVHMEVHESWKRHISEKLQRQESEEKS, translated from the exons ATGCACCGTTTTCTGACGCCAACGGCTGTCCCGAGCGTCGGCGTGTCCTCGTGCGCGCTACAGCGAG ACGTGCAGTCGGTCTCTGAGGAACTTCATCCTTCATTGCAGCGATGTGACATCAAGGTGGAACAGATTCCCGTTCTGGAGGAAACTGAGAGCCAAGAGCACCCACAGGTCAAAGAGGAGCAGGTGGATCAGTGTATCAGTCCGGACATGGAGACTAACACTTCCAACGATGCTGAAGTCAGACTTCCTAAAACAGAACCAACCACTAACTCTGAGCTGTTCACATCTTCCACTGCTGTAACTGTGAGTGTAGACGAAAGCATAGACGACGAATGGAATGAAAGTGATGGGTCATTGTCGCCTTGCCAGAGTCATAGCGTTGAAGTCTTTGTGGAACTGGAACAGCCTCCAAGGGAAGAAAGGTCTTGCCGTTTTTGTGGTAAAAGTTTTAAGAGAGACTCTTATCTCATAAGGCATGTATACAAGAGTCACAAAGGGAACAAAGCCTTTAAATGCCTGGAGTGCAAGAAAGAGTTTGAACAAAGGTACCAGCTAATACTTCACACTAGAATTCACACAGGTGAAAAGCCCTTTAGGTGTGATTACTGTGACAAGACATTTGTTCAGAACTCAAGTCGTCTTGCTCACATGAGGGTGCATACTGGGGAAAAACCATATTTTTGTGCTAAATGTGGGAAAAGCTTTGCCACAAGCAATCATTTCAAATTTTGCAAAATGCAGAATGAGTGCAAAATCACGCCAGAAACTGGGAACGTCGACGAGATTCACAAAGAGGAGAAGGCCTTTAAATGCTTTGAATGCAACAAGGAGTTTAATCAGAAGCACCAGCTCGTTCAGCATGTGAGAGTTCACACCGGTGAAAAACCCTTCAGTTGTGATTTCTGTGGCAAAACATTCACTCAGAACTCTAATCGTATTGTTCACATGAGACAGCATACTGGAGAGAAACcatatttttgtaaaaaatGTGGCAAGAGGTTTGCCAGTAGCCATCATCTTAAATTGTGCACagggacacaaaacaaaagcacaaagtcCTTTCGCTGCTTAACATGTGGCAGAACCTTTCACACAGATTCAGACCTGAAGGTGCACATGGAGGTTCACGAGTCATGGAAACGACACATCAGTGAGAAACTGCAAAGACAGGAGTCAGAAGAGAAAAGTTAA
- the LOC139294564 gene encoding zinc finger protein OZF-like, whose product MSGTQLLRLLVNERLAAAAEEIFGLVEKTIAEYQDEAVRSKREVNQLKKQLEQLTVLKPEVILFRADVQSVSEELRPSLQRCDIKVEQIPVLEETESQEHPQVKEEQVDQCISPDMETNTSNDAEVRLPKSEPTTNSELFPSSTAVTVSVDESIDDEWNESDGSSSPRQSHSVEVFVELEQPPREEKFCRFCGKRFQRDSDLIRHVYKSHKGNKAFKCLECKKEFEQRYQLIVHTRIHTGEKPFNCDYCDKTFSQNSSRLVHMRVHTGEKPYFCAKCGKSFASSKHFKLCKKQNECKITPKTINVYEIHKEEKAFKCLECNKDFNQKYQLVQHVRVHTGEKPFSCDFCGKTFSQNSNRIVHMRQHTGEKPYFCKKCGKRFSSCEHGKYCKGTQNKSTKSFRCLTCGKTFHTDSDLKVHMEVHESWKRHISEKLQRQESEEKS is encoded by the exons ATGTCGGGGACGCAGCTGCTCAGACTGCTGGTCAACGAGCGACTGGCAGCGGCCGCCGAGGAAATCTTTGGACTTGTTGAAAAGACGATAGCAGAGTATCAGGATGAAGCTGTCCGCTCCAAGAGAGAAGTCAACCAGCTGAAaaagcagctggagcagctgaCCGTTTTAAAACCTGAAGTAATATTATTCAGAGCAG ACGTGCAGTCGGTCTCTGAGGAACTTCGTCCTTCATTGCAGCGATGTGACATCAAGGTGGAACAGATTCCCGTTCTGGAGGAAACTGAGAGCCAAGAGCACCCACAGGTCAAAGAGGAGCAGGTGGATCAGTGTATCAGTCCGGACATGGAGACTAACACTTCCAACGATGCTGAAGTCAGACTTCCTAAATCAGAACCAACCACTAACTCTGAGCTGTTCCCATCTTCCACTGCTGTAACTGTGAGTGTAGACGAAAGCATAGACGACGAATGGAATGAAAGTGATGGGTCATCGTCGCCTCGTCAGAGTCATAGCGTTGAAGTCTTTGTGGAACTGGAACAGCCTCCAAGGGAAGAAAAGTTTTGCCGTTTTTGTGGCAAACGTTTTCAAAGGGACTCTGATCTCATAAGGCATGTATACAAGAGTCACAAAGGGAACAAAGCCTTTAAATGCCTGGAGTGCAAGAAAGAGTTTGAACAAAGGTACCAGCTAATTGTGCACACAAGAATTCACACAGGTGAAAAGCCCTTTAATTGTGATTACTGTGACAAGACCTTTTCTCAGAACTCAAGTCGTCTTGTTCACATGAGGGTGCATACTGGGGAAAAACCATATTTTTGTGCTAAATGTGGGAAAAGTTTTGCCTCgagcaaacatttcaaattatgCAAAAAGCAGAATGAGTGCAAAATCACACCAAAAACAATAAACGTGTATGAGATTCACAAAGAGGAGAAGGCCTTTAAATGCCTTGAATGCAACAAGGACTTTAATCAGAAGTACCAGCTCGTTCAGCATGTGAGAGTTCACACCGGTGAAAAACCCTTCAGTTGTGATTTCTGTGGCAAAACATTCAGTCAGAACTCTAATCGTATTGTTCACATGAGACAGCATACTGGAGAGAAACCATATTTTTGTAAGAAATGTGGCAAGAGGTTTTCCTCTTGTGAGCATGGTAAATACTGCAAagggacacaaaacaaaagcacaaagtcCTTTCGCTGCTTAACATGTGGCAAAACCTTTCACACAGATTCAGACCTGAAGGTGCACATGGAGGTTCACGAGTCATGGAAACGACACATCAGTGAGAAACTGCAAAGACAGGAGTCAGAAGAGAAAAGTTGA
- the LOC139294566 gene encoding zinc finger protein 239-like, giving the protein MSGTQLVNERLAAAAEENFGLVEKTIAEYQDEAVRSKREVNQLKKQLEQLTVLKPEVILFRADVQSVSEALHPSLQRCDIKVEQIPVLEETESQEHPQVKEEQVDQCISPDMETNTSNDAEVRLPKSEPTTNSELFTSSTAVTSHKGNKAFKCLECKKEFEQRYQLIVHTRIHTGEKPFKCDYCDKTFTQNSSRLVHMRVHTGEKPYFCAKCGKSFFNHKSQLVQHVRVHTGEKPFSCDFCGKTFSQTSSRNVHMRQHTGEKPYFCKKCGKRFSSCEHGKYCKGTQNKNTKSFRCLTCGKTFHTDSDLKVHMEVHESWKRHISEKLQRQESEEKS; this is encoded by the exons ATGTCGGGGACGCAGCTGGTCAACGAGCGACTGGCAGCGGCCGCCGAGGAAAACTTTGGACTTGTTGAAAAGACGATAGCAGAGTATCAGGATGAAGCTGTCCGCTCCAAGAGAGAAGTCAACCAGCTGAAaaagcagctggagcagctgaCCGTTTTAAAACCTGAAGTAATATTATTCAGAGCAG ACGTGCAGTCGGTCTCTGAGGCACTTCATCCTTCATTGCAGCGATGTGACATCAAGGTGGAACAGATTCCCGTTCTGGAGGAAACTGAGAGCCAAGAGCACCCACAGGTCAAAGAGGAGCAGGTGGATCAGTGTATCAGTCCGGACATGGAGACTAACACTTCCAACGATGCTGAAGTCAGACTTCCTAAATCAGAACCAACCACTAACTCTGAGCTGTTCACATCTTCCACTGCTGTAACT AGTCACAAAGGGAACAAAGCCTTTAAATGCCTGGAGTGCAAGAAAGAGTTTGAACAAAGGTACCAGCTAATTGTGCACACAAGAATTCACACAGGTGAAAAGCCCTTTAAGTGTGATTACTGTGACAAGACCTTTACTCAGAACTCAAGTCGTCTTGTTCACATGAGGGTGCATACTGGGGAAAAACCATATTTTTGTGCTAAATGTGGGAAAAGTTTT TTTAATCACAAGTCCCAGCTCGTTCAGCATGTGAGAGTTCACACCGGTGAAAAACCCTTCAGTTGTGATTTCTGTGGCAAAACATTCAGTCAGACCTCTAGTCGTAATGTTCACATGAGACAGCATACTGGAGAGAAACCATATTTTTGTAAGAAATGTGGCAAGAGGTTTTCCTCTTGTGAGCATGGTAAATACTGCAAagggacacaaaacaaaaacacaaagtccttCCGCTGCTTAACATGTGGCAAAACCTTTCACACAGATTCAGACCTGAAGGTGCACATGGAGGTTCACGAGTCATGGAAACGACACATCAGTGAGAAACTGCAAAGACAGGAGTCAGAAGAGAAAAGTTGA
- the LOC139294567 gene encoding zinc finger protein 235-like has protein sequence MSGTQLLRLLVNERLAAAAEEIFGLVEKTIAEYQDEAVRSKREVNQLKKQLEQLTVLKPEVILFRADTQSVSEEALPSQQPDQLPIVEENETHDSQQVKEENVDLCIIPHLEDDSSEDVKVRLTDSETTTQTECQLFPTFGSTITVTLNDNDEWHGSDSLPSCGPRLSDTAFTQQEQARKDEKACRFCGKQFNRDSDLIRHVDETHRGEKAFKCHECDKKFARRDHLAVHLRIHTGERPHKCCFCRKSFAQSSNLNVHLRTHTGEKPYFCKSCGKRVAHSYHLKTCGMMELKEKKSFCCLDCGKKFHTASNLRVHQNIHEARKPYAFV, from the exons ATGTCGGGGACGCAGCTGCTCAGACTGCTGGTCAACGAGCGACTGGCAGCGGCCGCCGAGGAAATCTTTGGACTTGTTGAAAAGACGATAGCAGAGTATCAGGATGAAGCTGTCCGCTCCAAGAGAGAAGTCAACCAGCTGAAaaagcagctggagcagctgaCCGTTTTAAAACCTGAAGTAATATTATTCAGAGCAG ACACCCAGTCAGTCTCTGAGGAGGCTTTACCTTCACAGCAGCCAGACCAGCTTCCCATTGTGGAGGAAAATGAGACCCATGACTCCCAGCAGGTGAAAGAGGAGAATGTGGATCTCTGTATTATTCCACACCTGGAGGATGATTCCTCTGAGGATGTCAAAGTCAGACTTACTGATTCAGAAACAACAACTCAGACTGAGTGCCAGTTGTTCCCAACTTTTGGGAGCACTATAACTGTGACATTGAATGATAATGATGAATGGCATGGGAGCGACAGCTTGCCCTCTTGTGGTCCGAGGCTCAGTGACACCGCTTTTACACAGCAGGAACAAGCCCGGAAGGACGAAAAGGCTTGCCGTTTCTGTGGCAAGCAGTTTAACAGGGACTCTGATCTGATCAGACATGTGGATGAGACTCACAGGGGAGAAAAGGCCTTTAAATGCCACGAATGTGACAAGAAGTTTGCTCGTAGGGACCATCTGGCTGTGCATTTAAGAATTCACACAGGTGAAAGGCCACACAAGTGTTGTTTCTGTAGGAAATCATTTGCTCAAAGTTCAAATCTCAATGTTCACTTGAGGACGCACACAGGGGAAAAGCCATATTTTTGCAAATCGTGTGGGAAAAGGGTCGCCCATAGCTATCATCTCAAAACGTGTGGTATGATGgagctgaaagagaagaagtCATTTTGCTGTTTGGATTGTGGTAAAAAGTTTCACACAGCTTCAAACCTGCGGGTCCATCAGAACATCCATGAAGCCAGGAAACCCTACGCCTTTGTGTAG